Within Lolium rigidum isolate FL_2022 chromosome 5, APGP_CSIRO_Lrig_0.1, whole genome shotgun sequence, the genomic segment cagtagtaaataaagcaaactagataaaataaatgcaagtaactaatttttttgtgtgtttttgatataacgaacaagatagcaaataaagtaaagctaccaactaatttttttgtgttttgatataatgcagcaaacaaagtagtaaataaaataaagcaagacaaaaacaaagtaaagagattgggaagtggagactccccttgcagcgtgtcttgatctccccggcaacggcgccggaaaaagagcttgatggcgtgtaactcacacgttcgttgggaaccccaagaggaaggtatgatgcgcacagcgagcaagttttccctcgaaagaaaccaaggtttatcgaaccaggaggagccaagaagcacgttgaaggttgatggcggcgggatgtagtgcggcgcaacaccggagattccggcgccaacgtggaacctgcacaacacaaccaaagtactttgccccaaagaaacaagtgaggttgtcaatctcaccgacttgtctgtaacaaagggttaaccgtattgtgtggaagatgattgtttgcaagaaaacagtaaaacaagtattgcaacagatttgtatttcagtataaaaaaatggaccggggtccacagttcactagaggtgtctctcccataagataaaagcatgttgggtgaacaaattacagtcgggcaattgacaaatagagagggcataacaatgcacatacatgtcatgataaatatagtgagatttaattgggcattacgacaaagtacatagaccgccatccagacatgcatctatgcctaaaaagtccaccttcgaggttatcatccgaaccccttcaagtattaagttgcaaagcaacagtacaattgcattaagtatggtgcgtaatgtaatcaacaactacatccttagacatagcatcaatgttttatccctagtggcaacaagcacatccacaatcttagaactttccgtcactcgtcccgagatatcaatggaggcatgaacccactatcgagcataaatactccctcttggagttaagagcaaaaacttggccgagcctctactaataacagagagcatgcaagatcataaacagcacataggtaataacttgataattaacataacatagtattctctatccatcggatcccgacaaacacaacatatagcattacaggtagatgatcttgatcatgttaggcagctcacaagatccaacaatgaagcacaatgaggagaagacaaccatctagctactgctatggatccatagtctaggggtgaactactcactcatcattccggaggcgaccatggaggtgaagagtcctccgggagatgaatcccctctccggcagggtgccggaggagatctccagaatcccccgagatgggattggcggcggcggcgtctctggaaggttttccgtatcgtggctctcggtactgggggtttcgcgacggaggatttaagtaggcggaagggcagctaaagaggcggcacgaggggcccacaccacaggccggcgcggccagggcctgggccgcgccgccctggtgtgtcgccacctcgtggccccacttcgactcctcttcggtcttctggaagcttcgtggcaaaataggaccctgggcgttgatttcgtccaattccgagaatatttcgttactaggatttctgaaaccaaaaacagcagaaaacaacgaatcggcttttcggcatcttgttaataggttagttccagaaaatgcacgaatatgacataaagtgtgcataaaacatgtagatatcatcaataatgtggcatggaacataagaaattatcgatacgtcggagacgtatcatacgcaTCGACCTATAAAATTAATCTCATTTCGTGATCTAGAACGTATAAAATTGAAAGTGGCATACAActacatcaagctcattccttagaTCTAGAAATACAAAGAATATTAGACGTGTTAACATGGCTAGTGTCTGGAGTTCTCATTCTTTGTGATTATCTTTTTTCAACCAACCCGCCAAGGGTATCCTGCAATTCTACTAAGAAGAACAAATTAGtcaaaataataagaaaaacCAGACCCAACAATCCCATAACTCGGTTCATTAAGGAAACCGAGCAAAAGCCCTAACTACTACATGGCTAAATTAGGTCTAAAACACATACTACCCGTAAACAAAGAAGATCTGTCACAGCACACGAACAAAACACACCACTTGACCCTGTAGTTTGCATCATCCTCCATCCTCCATCCTCCGTCACAACTATAAATCCACCACGAGGGCTTTCATCACTTTGAAATAACGGAATATATTTTATTATGTAATATTGATTTATTAAACACCAAAGAGTACCAGTACTTTTGTTTAGTGTATAGACCTATTATGAACATGCTACTGATGTATTTCATATAtagttttagatttttttttgcatatttgtACCAGTGTTTAGATAGTACTGTAGAAAAAATAAACAGAGTTACCAACTGAATGGCAGTACTTTTTCAGGACACCCACCACCCCTGCCCCTGCCGTCTCTCTCATCACAAGTCACTCCCGTGCAACAACGGTTAAGGCTCTGCCGCCGGTGTCTCCCTCCCCTCCCTGCCGGCTCTGCCCTGTTTCACTCCGCTCCGCCCCCCACACTGCTCAAACTGCCTTCGACTTCGCATCTTCTCTTCTCGAGGAGGCGCATGGCATGAAGCCAGCACGTCTCGCCCGCCGAGGATGAGAGGCTGGGCCACCGCCAGCAGAGGACGAcgacccccgccaccgaccgcaccgcgaggaggaggagagagatgGGAAACTGCGGAGCGAAGGAGGagaatgccgtcgtcgccgcgcaTGCACAAGGTTGTTCTTTACTTTCCCTTTCCGGGGTTGGGTTGGGGATTTCTTGCCGATGCTCGCTTTGGAGCCGATGGTTGCTGGGATCTCGGAGTTGGACGCTTTGAATTACATCCAACTCTGGAATTTGGTGCTGGAATCGCCCAAGGAACAATCTTTGCTTCGGTTCTGATGGCGTCCGGTTTATTAGGATCTCCAGCTTGGTGATTTTGGTGGCGAATTCAGTTTTTCTTGTAGGCTATGTTCTGAATCGGCAATGCGAAAGGAGGGTTTTGATCAAATTCTAAATTTTAGGCCTAACATTTTTCTACATTTTTTTCCTGTTAATCTAATGGAGGATTTAGGTCTAGAACATGTGTTTGGTCAAATTCAATCCTTTTTAGTTGAGTCTCCGTCTCCAGAAGCCCCATTTTGATTTCCCTTCTCTGATATTCCTACTTTGATGATCTGTGGTTCCTTGCCTCGCTGCATTTGCTGGCAAAGTTGCCATTCTTCCCTGCTTCCTTATCTTCTTGGTTCTTGCATCATAAATCCCCGCTTTATTGTGCTCATTGGGAAAATTTACAGCCACTTGCTCCAATGGGGGCTTCAATTTCTGTGCTCCCTCCTCACTGTGTTGTGTAGTGTTGACTTCAGTATTGCAGAAAAGACAACCATGATCCTGCACGTTGAATAAACATAATCTCCTCTACCAGCAACTGGCATTTTAAAAGCAAATTGCAACTGTGCAGTAGATCTGGTCTACTGGTCCTGTTTACTCCTTACTGTAACTAATTTGCCCATGTGTATACTTTTTTCTTCTCACTCCCAGAAATGTAGTCGAAGCTAGTATTTAATGGGTGCCCCATATTTTACTCCTTCTCATCTTACTTTTATAATTTACGGTGTTCTTTAATATAGAAAGCTCATGCTTCAGCTGGAAAATAACTGTTTTTCTTCCAACCATGCCTGTCAAATAAAAAAATGCTGATAATCCGATATATTACTGATTTTCCGACTAATCACTTAGACTCAGCTCTATACTACATAAGTGAGCTCAGATTTTTCTCGATTTTTCCTGCTTAAATGTTTATATAAAACTGAGTATCAGAAAATTCTCAAAAGTGACTACTTGTTCAGAGCGAGGATTCAATCTATTATGCCCTTACTTTTTTAGTGTGATAATTTCTTTTAACTTTTTCGGACTGATGCATAACCGGCAATAGTAACATAAACTTATTTTTCTTTCTTGCTGTTCCCGCTATGTTTTCAGTTCAGCAGCTCCACTTGTTAGAACACTCCGCCAAGAATGCTCTTCCAGATAAGAAAACCACCCGCGCATCATCAGATGTAAGTGATCCACCAACACCTAGGAAAATCGACGATGCCAAGAACATTTCCATATACAACAACGTGATTTCCTTCACGTTGTTTGAGCTTGAAACAATCACAAAGAGCTTTCGTGCCGACTATGTTCTTGGCGAAGGAGGCTTTGGGACTGTTTACAAGGGTTACATAGATGAGAATGTCAGGGTTGGTCTGAAATCACTGCCTGTTGCCGTCAAGGTTCTCAATAAAGATGGACATCAAGGGCACAGAGAATGGCTTGTGAGTAACCAAGTTATCCTTATTTTTCATGATTGGTAGTGTTTATTATGTACATGGGAATGCGGGGAATTAATAATTATTACAAGAACTTTGATACATCATAGTTATGCATGTTATTCTGTGCTATCTGGAGATGCTATGTATGGCAGCACATAAGACAACTTATTGTTGACTCCCTGCACAATTTATTTTCTTAATATCATGCAAATAAAGCATGTTTGGTCAGGATAATTCTCTATAAGCCACAATAAGAAAGGCAACAACTTCTTTGGGTGTATGCATTTTAGAGAGAGGGCGTGGAAGTTCATAAGCTGAGGAAACTATTTGTATCGAGTGTACATGACTGGTATAAGCTTAGTCCTGCAGTCATGCTTTTAGTTACTAAAATCATGCATTCATTGTTGTGGTCGGGTTCAAAAAAATATTAGTGCTATGCTGAGCACAAGTAAAAGCACCAACCAAAGGGGCTGACATTCGTATGTCACTCTGAACAACAATAATAAGGTTACTGAATTATTTTATAGACTGTGTTTGATGGTTTTATGCATACCTTTACCCTGTTAAATCATCACTTGTTTGGTATTTTTCTTTTGCTAAAGAGTTCTCAATATGTTTACTCATTTTTTATATCTTGGTCAGACTGAGGTTAATTTCCTGGGGCAGCTAAGACATCCAAACCTAGTAAAGTTGATTGGATATTGCTGTGAAGATGACCACAGATTGCTTGTCTACGAGTTCATGTTTCGAGGAAGTCTGGAAAACCACTTGTTTCGAAGTAATACTTCTGCTACTCTTCGCACCTCGCATGTTATCATAACAGTTTCTGTGGCGCCATATGTTTACACATTTTCGCTCGATCCCTTCTCTCTAATGGCATTTAAATCATCCTTATGATGGCCACAATTTGGACAATAAAGTACATTGTTTCCCTGTCAGTGTTACTGGTGTGATGTAACTTTGCATCATGTAGCACACTAGGCATATTTTCTTAGCTCCTGTGGCTTTATAAAGGAAAGATAACCTTGAGCGCCTTGTAAAGTCCAGAACACAAACTCAGCTGAGCTGGGGCTGGGTGTACCCTCACATGCATAGCCAACTGAGTGATTCCCAGTTTTCTGTATCTTCCCTGATCTtgaatagctcaataagtttcacTTGGCAGATAAAATCCGGTTCTAGCTTGTTGGAAACAGATGTTGGTAGAGTCAGTTCAGGCATTTGAACTTGATCATCAGCCTTTTTGTCAGAGCTTATCCAGTAAACAAGTGATTTCCACATCTAACTGCCAGTATTGCACTTCTGCAGCTGAATTGGTCTGTTCATTGTGTATTGTTGAAAAAATTATTTACGAGATTTATCCAGTAAACAAGTGATTTCCACATCTAACTGACAGTATTGCACTTCTGCAGCTGAATTGGTCTGTGCATTGTGTATTATTGAAAATTTTATTTACGAGCTTTATCCAAATTGCCACAGTTACCTACTTGTATATTCAGTGTGGTTATTATACTATACATATATGCTGGGTTAGACTTGTATGTGATAACTTGTATATTCAGTTTTTTTTTACTCTGTCTGTTATTTACTACTGTTTACTCCTCAGAGCCAGCTACTCCGTTGCCCTGGGCTACTAGGATGTCTATTGCCCTGGGAGCTGCCAAAGGGTTGGCTTGTCTCCACAATGCTGAGAGGCCTGTTATCTACAGGGATTTCAAGACCTCAAATATTCTGCTGGACTCTGTTGAGTGCTCATTACTTGCCCATTCCTTTTCTTGTCTTCTCAGTTTTGTGCATATCCATCAGAAATGCATACTGGCAGTTTTGTGCGTGTAATGACATTATCTCTTATTTACATTGACACAGGATTACGCTGCTAAACTGTCAGACTTTGGCCTGGCAAAAGCTGGCCCAGAAGGTGATGAGACCCATGTATCAACACGGGTGATGGGAACATATGGTTATGCTGCCCCTGAATATGTCATGACCGGTATTATCCTCATTTCCCAAATGTTTCTTCGGTAACAATTTCTCTTAGAGATGCCAGTGTGCTGTGTGGATGAGCTTCGTACTGTCATATTGCCCAGTCACAAAAGCAACTGGATGATCTGAGATCAGACATGAATACACCGTGTGCTATTTTTATTCAGTACAgaatataatatttttttgaaacgagaGAAAATATTATTCTGTACTGAATAAAAACAGCGCACGATGTATTTGTGAGTGATCTCAGATCATGTAGTACAGAATAATATTTTGCCTTGTGGCCAAATGGTATTCTAGGTGATACACATTTAGGGGAGCATGTATGCAATATTGTCTGTGTTTGCGCATTGTCCTCATGCATACATATACCTTGTGGGCAGGTCACTTGACTGCTAGAAGTGACGTCTACAGCTTTGGCGTGGTCCTTCTTGAGCTCCTGACAGGGCGAAAGTCCATCGACAAGTCCCGGCCCAGCAGGGAGCACAGCTTGGTTGACTGGGTTCGCCCCAAGTTGAGCGACAAGAGGCGGCTTCTACAAATTATCGACCCAAAACTGGAGGGGCAGTATTCAGTTAGAGCTGCTCACAAGGCCTGCAGCCTTGCATACTACTGCCTGAGCCAGAACCCCAAGGCCAGGCCCCTCATGAGCGACGTCGTCGAGACGCTTGAACCACTGCAGGAAGGCGGTGGAAGCGATGGAGCTGTTGTTCATGTGGGTGGCCTCCCTGACTACAGAATTCGCCGCAGGCTGACAGGAAACAGCATGCACTGCAGGGCCATTCCCAACCCCAAGTGCTCCCCAGCCGTCCCGGCGTGCAGGGTTAGGTGAATAAGAACCTCTGCAGTTCCAGTGTTCACCCGCTGCTGCAGTAGGTCCAGTTGTACATTGCGAGCTCTCGATGTGTAAATTTGATCCGCACACCGCTGCTGCTTTTTGTTTCTGCTGCTTAGAAGGCCCCTCCAATTTTCGCGGTGGTCTTAAGGTATCTTTGATGGAGTGAGCCCTGCTGAAACCGGCGGGGTTTAATCCCTGGAGATGGAATGCTGGACCAAGAGGTGTTTGTCAATGGTATGGAATGGAATTATGTAAGTTATGTCACATGCTGTAGTTTCTTTAAAGTTGGGATTGTTTCACATGGTTCTCATATGATAAgcccctacagagaattagagaaGTACTTGGTAACTTTCGCTTCTAATAATGCTATGTTGCATGGTTTCTGATTGCTGCCATTAGAGCATGATATGTCTGACCATGGCTCTCAAATTAGTACCACTGCTGAATAGGATGGCCATAGTTCCGAACACCATAGTCTCCACGTACACCTGTCACCTTGATCTTCCCAGCGACAAGCTCCGGATGCAACATGCCTTTATCGTTTCTTGCGTCCTTACGTGCCTCCTAGATGTGCCAACATGTAACCACAAGGACCATTGCCTGAACATCAGAGCCTCGGCCAAGAAAATCGAACAGCCGTAGCTTCATGTTCTTCAGTGATTTCCTGGCGAGGCATGGGTACGCTTCCTTCACAGATTTCCATACGGATCGAGCAAAAGGACACATCGGGAACATACCAGCGAAGGATGGTTTTTAT encodes:
- the LOC124652241 gene encoding probable serine/threonine-protein kinase PBL8, which codes for MGNCGAKEENAVVAAHAQVQQLHLLEHSAKNALPDKKTTRASSDVSDPPTPRKIDDAKNISIYNNVISFTLFELETITKSFRADYVLGEGGFGTVYKGYIDENVRVGLKSLPVAVKVLNKDGHQGHREWLTEVNFLGQLRHPNLVKLIGYCCEDDHRLLVYEFMFRGSLENHLFRKPATPLPWATRMSIALGAAKGLACLHNAERPVIYRDFKTSNILLDSDYAAKLSDFGLAKAGPEGDETHVSTRVMGTYGYAAPEYVMTGHLTARSDVYSFGVVLLELLTGRKSIDKSRPSREHSLVDWVRPKLSDKRRLLQIIDPKLEGQYSVRAAHKACSLAYYCLSQNPKARPLMSDVVETLEPLQEGGGSDGAVVHVGGLPDYRIRRRLTGNSMHCRAIPNPKCSPAVPACRVR